Proteins encoded in a region of the Bubalus bubalis isolate 160015118507 breed Murrah chromosome 9, NDDB_SH_1, whole genome shotgun sequence genome:
- the LOC102392823 gene encoding olfactory receptor-like protein OLF4, giving the protein MAQRNLTRPSEFLLLGFSEESELQPLVFGLFVSMYLITVFGNMLIILAISSDSHLHTPMYFFLSNLSFVDICFTSTTIPKMLWNIYIQSQVITYEACITQVYFLMLFAGLDDFLLTVMAYDRFAAICHPLYYTVIMNPKVCRILVLVSWAISVLHSLLQTLMVLRLSFCEELEIPHYFCELNQMIQLACSDSFPNDLVIYITAVLLAGGPLTGIFYSYTKIASSIHRISSAQGKHKAFSTCVSHLSVVSLFYCTSLGVYVSSAATHSSQSSATASMMYTVVTPMLNPFIYSLRNRDIKRALKAFFRMAAIKRTLVLR; this is encoded by the coding sequence ATGGCACAAAGGAATTTAACAAGACCTTCAGAATTTCTTCTCCTGGGATTCTCAGAGGAATCAGAACTACAACCCCTCGTATTTGGGCTTTTTGTCTCCATGTACCTGATCACTGTGTTTGGAAACATGCTCATCATCTTGGCCATCAGCTcagactcccacctccacacccccatgtacttcttcctctccaacctgtcctttgtagacatctgcttcacctccaccaccatccccaaAATGCTATGGAACATCTACATCCAAAGCCAAGTTATAACCTATGAAGCCTGCATCACTCAGGTGTATTTTTTAATGCTGTTTGCAGGGTTGGATGACTTCCTCCTGACAGtaatggcctatgaccgctttgCAGCCATCTGTCACCCCCTGTACTACACGGTCATCATGAATCCAAAAGTCTGTAGAATTTTGGTTCTGGTTAGCTGGGCCATCAGTGTCCTGCATTCATTGTTACAGACCTTAATGGTGTTGAGACTGTCCTTCTGTGAAGAGTTGGAAATCCCTCACTATTTCTGTGAACTCAATCAGATGATCCAACTTGCCTGTTCTGACAGCTTTCCTAATGACTTGGTGATATACATCACAGCTGTGCTGCTAGCTGGTGGTCCCCTCACTGGAATCTTTTACTCTTACACTAAGATAGCGTCTTCCATCCACAGAATCTCATCTGCTCAGGGGAAGCATAAAGCATTTTCCACCTGTGTATCTCACCTCTCAGTTGTCTCCTTATTTTACTGTACAAGCCTAGGAGTGTATGTTAGCTCCGCTGCTACCCACAGCTCCCAGTCAAGTGCAACAGCATCAAtgatgtacactgtggtcacaCCCATGCTGAATCCTTTCATCTATAGTCTAAGGAACAGAGACATAAAGAGGGCTCTGAAGGCATTCTTCAGAATGGCAGCTATAAAAAGGACACTTGTCCTGAGATAA